The Candidatus Baltobacteraceae bacterium genome has a window encoding:
- a CDS encoding HNH endonuclease, whose protein sequence is MAQQMVPARFYVGVTDEQWFRFLQNEPPLDEINFWSPSGRIIRAERGTPFLLKLKAPRNVIGGVGFVSLAERMSIRDAWEFFKTKNGAPSLEELRRRIAANRAQESASVDDEVGCIILSQPTFFASPIPQPEGWPPNLQAGKYYSSAEPVARRVWHDVSIALSAQPAVPASAFGGYGQPVLQQVRLGQGAFRKLVLDAYERRCAVSGEHTVPVLQASHIRPFADVAQHEIANGLALRSDIHTLFDQGYVTITPDYRFVVSDRLREDFDNGQVYYDYAKQRPTIFLPSDRENYPSREHLEWHGLERFKK, encoded by the coding sequence ATGGCACAACAGATGGTTCCGGCTCGATTCTACGTTGGCGTGACCGACGAACAGTGGTTCCGTTTCTTGCAGAACGAGCCGCCGCTTGATGAGATCAACTTCTGGAGTCCCAGCGGCCGGATCATTCGGGCCGAGCGCGGCACACCGTTTCTCCTCAAGCTCAAAGCGCCCAGGAACGTCATCGGCGGGGTTGGATTCGTATCGCTCGCGGAACGAATGTCGATTCGCGACGCGTGGGAGTTCTTTAAGACCAAGAACGGTGCGCCATCGCTCGAGGAACTCAGGCGGCGGATTGCAGCCAATCGCGCCCAAGAGTCGGCAAGCGTCGACGATGAGGTCGGCTGCATCATCTTGTCCCAGCCGACGTTTTTCGCAAGTCCCATACCTCAGCCTGAAGGTTGGCCTCCGAACCTGCAGGCCGGCAAGTACTATTCGTCGGCGGAACCGGTCGCGCGGCGGGTTTGGCACGACGTTTCGATCGCGCTGAGCGCGCAGCCGGCTGTGCCCGCAAGTGCGTTTGGCGGCTATGGGCAGCCCGTTTTGCAACAAGTGCGGCTGGGCCAGGGGGCCTTTCGAAAGCTGGTGCTCGATGCGTACGAGCGGCGCTGTGCAGTAAGCGGAGAGCACACGGTTCCAGTTCTTCAGGCGAGCCATATTCGGCCGTTTGCCGACGTTGCGCAGCACGAGATCGCCAACGGGCTCGCGTTGCGCTCGGATATTCACACGCTCTTCGATCAAGGGTACGTTACGATAACGCCGGACTACCGGTTCGTCGTGAGCGACCGTCTCCGTGAGGATTTCGACAACGGCCAGGTCTACTACGACTACGCCAAACAGCGGCCGACAATCTTCCTTCCCAGCGATCGGGAAAACTATCCGAGCCGCGAACATCTGGAGTGGCACGGCTTGGAGCGGTTCAAAAAGTAA
- a CDS encoding HNH endonuclease signature motif containing protein, whose amino-acid sequence MSWSPFRDAKTRALWRELLMREQSGLCALCGHRFPQPGQCSPDVDAGFAPTFDHVIPRVHGGEDALHNLRLVHRACNHMRGDAGGLERIPPIPRSLRVPAPPLRRVRISREGEAWCRNRDWKRAYPSLTTAWIAAFCSFSQTGRVHAPYRCGRSTRAWAVVRHRVSTNPWRFDPIVYWIGSVKRRSHGCGLWHLTSLPGHLLSSEKHLALPKPMGWEAYHRAVDGSWVPKDRECIRGNGLPKKQFATREDAERCARAMSVPEGRRGRRYHAYVCSNGHIHVGALKD is encoded by the coding sequence ATGAGTTGGAGTCCGTTTCGCGATGCCAAGACTCGCGCTCTCTGGCGAGAGCTCTTGATGCGCGAGCAGAGCGGGTTGTGCGCTCTCTGCGGGCACCGCTTCCCGCAACCAGGCCAGTGCAGCCCGGACGTCGACGCGGGTTTCGCGCCGACGTTCGATCACGTCATTCCGCGGGTGCACGGCGGCGAGGACGCGTTGCACAACCTGCGTCTCGTTCATCGCGCCTGCAATCACATGCGCGGAGACGCCGGCGGCCTCGAGCGAATCCCGCCGATCCCGCGGTCGCTCCGGGTCCCAGCGCCGCCGCTGCGGCGCGTGCGAATCAGCCGGGAGGGCGAGGCGTGGTGCCGCAATCGCGATTGGAAGCGCGCCTACCCTTCGCTGACGACGGCATGGATCGCCGCTTTTTGCAGTTTCTCGCAAACGGGGCGCGTTCATGCGCCCTATCGCTGCGGGCGTAGCACGCGCGCATGGGCAGTCGTGCGGCATCGCGTGAGCACGAACCCGTGGCGCTTCGATCCGATCGTCTACTGGATCGGCAGCGTCAAGCGCCGCTCCCATGGATGCGGATTGTGGCATCTAACGTCGCTCCCTGGCCATCTCCTATCGAGCGAAAAGCATTTGGCACTACCAAAGCCGATGGGCTGGGAAGCCTACCATCGCGCCGTCGACGGCAGCTGGGTTCCTAAGGACCGCGAATGCATTCGCGGCAATGGATTGCCGAAAAAACAGTTCGCAACGCGAGAAGACGCCGAGCGTTGCGCTCGAGCGATGTCGGTGCCCGAGGGGCGGCGCGGCCGGCGATATCATGCCTACGTGTGCAGCAACGGGCACATCCACGTCGGCGCGCTCAAGGATTGA
- a CDS encoding KUP/HAK/KT family potassium transporter, translating to MEGSRIIEQTGPRAFAPALALAALGVVFGDIGTSPLYAFRQCFATALHLPPTHANVLGMLSLILWSLILIVFVRYISMIMRVSHDGEGGILALLAFVLPPVKRGVPPKATWLTFLIILGAGMLFGDGVITPAVSVLSAVEGLNVATSALQPFVIPITVGVLVGLFLFQNRGTSRIGAVFGPIMTLWFLTIAALGVWGIFRDPAVLHAIDPIYIVNFFAHHGIVAITIFGAIVLCVSGVEALYADMSHFGRQPIAIAWGFLVFPALVLNYLGQGALVLANPEAVVNPFFGLVPGVALYAVVGIATAATIIASQALISGVFTLAKQAIQLGFIPRVQVVYTNAVHRGQIYVPMLNLVLAVLCIGLVLWFHSSERLANAYGLAVAVTMVVTSIAYYVVVREKLGWSRAKALVFNVPFMVVELLFVLGSLPKIHQGGWIPILISLVVFAIAGTWRTGRRRVALSFMEQSVPVEQFLEEVKGNLGRPLHGTAVFLTSDPEGVPFVMRHHWARIHSVDERIVLMTVVPVNEPYVPEAQRVHVEKLAENLVRVTASYGFMEKLSIGRIVSACEVSGLKLDDPDTTYYVADPQIVAKKQGRWRAWRRNLFVYLKRNARPITASLGIPADELAKLGIEVGM from the coding sequence ATGGAAGGTTCGCGTATCATCGAGCAAACAGGCCCTCGGGCGTTCGCTCCCGCGCTCGCGCTTGCGGCGCTGGGCGTGGTTTTTGGCGACATCGGAACCAGTCCGCTGTATGCGTTCCGGCAGTGTTTCGCGACCGCGCTGCACCTGCCGCCCACGCACGCGAACGTCCTGGGCATGCTCAGCCTGATCCTGTGGTCGCTCATCCTGATCGTCTTCGTGCGCTACATCAGCATGATTATGCGCGTCTCGCACGACGGCGAAGGCGGCATCCTCGCGCTGCTCGCCTTCGTGCTGCCGCCGGTCAAGCGCGGCGTGCCACCCAAGGCGACCTGGCTGACGTTCCTCATCATTCTCGGCGCGGGCATGCTGTTCGGCGACGGCGTGATCACGCCGGCGGTCTCGGTGCTCTCGGCGGTGGAAGGCTTAAACGTTGCAACCTCGGCACTCCAGCCGTTCGTGATTCCGATCACTGTTGGCGTGCTGGTTGGATTGTTTCTGTTTCAAAATCGCGGCACCAGCCGCATCGGCGCCGTGTTCGGACCAATCATGACCTTGTGGTTCCTGACGATTGCAGCGCTGGGTGTGTGGGGCATTTTCCGCGATCCGGCCGTGCTGCATGCGATCGATCCGATCTATATCGTCAACTTCTTCGCGCACCACGGCATCGTCGCGATCACGATCTTCGGCGCGATCGTGCTCTGCGTATCCGGCGTGGAAGCCTTATATGCCGATATGTCGCACTTCGGCCGTCAGCCGATCGCGATCGCGTGGGGATTTCTCGTTTTTCCGGCGCTGGTGCTCAACTATCTCGGGCAGGGCGCGCTCGTGCTCGCTAATCCGGAAGCGGTCGTCAATCCGTTCTTCGGACTCGTCCCCGGTGTCGCGCTTTATGCCGTCGTCGGCATCGCTACCGCCGCGACCATTATTGCGTCGCAGGCGCTGATCTCGGGCGTGTTCACCTTGGCCAAGCAGGCGATTCAACTGGGATTTATTCCGCGTGTGCAAGTCGTCTATACCAACGCGGTTCATCGCGGGCAAATCTACGTGCCGATGCTCAACCTGGTGTTGGCGGTGCTCTGCATTGGCCTGGTGCTGTGGTTTCATAGCTCCGAGCGCTTAGCGAACGCCTACGGACTAGCAGTCGCGGTGACGATGGTCGTGACGTCGATCGCGTATTACGTCGTCGTGCGCGAAAAGCTGGGCTGGAGCCGGGCCAAAGCGCTCGTTTTCAACGTGCCGTTTATGGTAGTGGAACTGCTCTTCGTGCTGGGCAGTTTACCGAAGATTCACCAGGGTGGATGGATTCCGATTCTCATCAGCTTGGTCGTGTTCGCGATCGCCGGCACGTGGCGCACGGGCCGCCGGCGCGTCGCGCTGAGCTTCATGGAGCAATCCGTTCCGGTGGAACAGTTTCTGGAGGAGGTCAAGGGCAACTTGGGCCGGCCGCTGCACGGCACGGCAGTGTTCCTCACGTCCGATCCCGAGGGCGTTCCATTTGTGATGCGCCATCATTGGGCGCGCATTCACAGCGTCGACGAGCGCATCGTCTTGATGACGGTCGTGCCGGTCAACGAGCCGTACGTTCCCGAAGCGCAGCGCGTTCACGTCGAGAAGTTGGCGGAAAACCTCGTTCGCGTGACCGCCAGCTACGGGTTCATGGAGAAGCTGAGCATCGGACGGATCGTGTCGGCGTGCGAAGTGTCGGGGCTCAAGCTCGACGATCCCGACACCACGTATTACGTCGCCGATCCGCAGATCGTGGCCAAGAAGCAGGGCCGCTGGCGCGCTTGGCGGCGCAACCTCTTCGTCTACCTCAAGCGCAACGCGCGTCCCATTACCGCAAGCCTCGGCATCCCCGCCGACGAGCTAGCGAAACTGGGCATCGAAGTGGGTATGTGA
- a CDS encoding SpoIIE family protein phosphatase — protein sequence MKARILVADDSEGSRYVIATWLRRDGYDVIEASTGQEALEHAERGVDLIILDVNLPDMSGYVVCERVKAGTDNALPVLHVSATAITPSDRSEGLRRGADAYLVEPVDREVLLASVAALLRGASAERTARRLAKRLRQLNDATQALNEARTVEKLASVVAEQASALFERDAWVEIVVGGTRERAASRSGGGQPEEIDIAAAGASQQYTTAEFADGDGDRALLVVAPGEANSTHAEEDELVLSQFVRAAKTALRNLVVYDIERDIAVTLQQSLLPTVVPDVPNAQFAVRYRSSAEHAEVGGDFYDMFALRNHRLAFAVGDVVGHSLEAAAIMAQLRTGIRSYMLEGHSPASTLERLNAMLQRFHPGTSATVCCATYDWETGECEIANAGHPPALLIAGGTASFLPTGGTLLGITPVTRPPVRRRLDPGDLMLFYTDGLIERRGESLDTGFKRLLDAAARPPEDLEGFLDHVLSEVAPAKPGDDIALVALRRLVPKIDSRLTVSRLATDEAPSYMRAKAAQFFRAIGAPPAVAADMLLAISEAVTNVAEHAYPHAAGDVQMQISHPDPATVSIEVADTGAFAYREAQRDRSRGLTIIRGVARDVKIHRDGGTRIVMTFDVSSAS from the coding sequence GTGAAAGCCCGAATCCTCGTCGCCGACGATTCCGAAGGGTCGCGTTACGTCATTGCGACGTGGCTGCGACGCGACGGTTACGACGTGATCGAGGCCTCGACCGGACAAGAAGCCCTCGAGCACGCCGAACGCGGCGTGGATTTAATCATCCTCGACGTCAACCTGCCCGACATGAGCGGCTACGTCGTGTGCGAGCGCGTCAAGGCCGGCACCGATAACGCGCTACCGGTGCTGCACGTGTCGGCGACCGCGATCACGCCGAGCGACCGCTCCGAGGGTTTGCGGCGCGGCGCGGATGCGTACTTGGTCGAGCCCGTCGATCGAGAAGTATTGCTGGCGAGCGTCGCCGCGTTGTTGCGCGGCGCTTCCGCCGAGCGAACCGCTCGCCGCCTTGCAAAACGCCTCCGTCAACTCAACGACGCCACCCAAGCGTTGAACGAAGCGCGCACCGTGGAGAAGTTGGCGAGCGTCGTCGCGGAACAAGCGAGCGCGCTCTTCGAACGGGACGCGTGGGTCGAGATTGTCGTCGGAGGGACGCGCGAGCGGGCGGCCTCGCGCTCCGGCGGAGGTCAGCCCGAAGAGATCGACATCGCTGCCGCCGGTGCGTCCCAGCAATATACGACGGCCGAGTTTGCCGATGGCGATGGCGATCGCGCGCTCCTGGTCGTCGCGCCGGGGGAAGCGAACTCGACGCACGCCGAGGAAGACGAACTCGTCCTTTCGCAGTTCGTTCGCGCGGCCAAGACCGCGCTGCGGAACCTGGTAGTCTACGACATCGAACGCGATATCGCCGTGACGTTGCAGCAAAGCTTGCTGCCGACGGTCGTTCCGGACGTTCCCAACGCGCAGTTCGCAGTGCGCTATCGTTCCAGCGCCGAGCACGCTGAGGTCGGCGGCGACTTTTACGATATGTTCGCGCTACGTAATCATCGCCTGGCATTCGCCGTGGGCGACGTCGTCGGCCACTCGCTTGAAGCGGCCGCCATCATGGCGCAGCTGCGCACCGGCATTCGATCGTACATGCTGGAGGGCCACAGCCCCGCCTCGACGTTGGAACGCCTGAACGCGATGCTGCAGCGATTCCATCCTGGTACGTCCGCGACCGTTTGCTGCGCGACCTACGACTGGGAAACCGGCGAGTGCGAAATCGCCAACGCGGGGCATCCGCCGGCCTTGCTTATCGCCGGCGGCACCGCGAGCTTTTTGCCGACAGGCGGAACGCTGCTGGGGATCACGCCCGTTACCAGACCTCCGGTTCGACGCCGTCTCGATCCCGGCGACCTCATGCTGTTCTACACCGACGGTCTGATCGAACGGCGCGGGGAATCGCTCGACACCGGATTCAAGCGTTTGCTCGACGCCGCAGCTCGTCCCCCCGAAGATCTCGAGGGGTTCTTAGATCACGTACTGTCCGAAGTCGCACCAGCCAAACCGGGCGACGATATCGCGCTGGTAGCGTTGCGGCGGTTGGTACCCAAAATTGATTCGCGCCTGACGGTGTCGCGGCTGGCCACCGACGAAGCGCCGAGCTATATGCGAGCGAAAGCCGCGCAGTTCTTCCGAGCGATTGGCGCGCCGCCGGCGGTAGCGGCGGACATGCTGCTTGCCATCAGCGAGGCGGTAACCAATGTTGCCGAACACGCGTATCCCCACGCAGCCGGCGACGTTCAAATGCAGATCAGCCACCCGGACCCCGCAACGGTCTCCATCGAGGTTGCCGACACGGGCGCCTTCGCCTACCGGGAGGCGCAGCGGGACCGCAGTCGTGGACTCACGATCATTCGCGGCGTCGCGCGCGACGTGAAGATTCATCGCGACGGCGGAACGCGCATCGTGATGACGTTCGACGTATCGTCAGCCTCATAA
- a CDS encoding ATP-binding protein — translation MNELLTLVLAQAEDVFALRQCGRVAMSAIGCDEADQVRFATALSEIGREVVAAKAKSSATFFIEDDALAVRIGGVPVAAKGRPSDGLLAAQRLVQAIEVEREADGKSETVTLRRGFANRAQPGALRALLRRSSTLTPLEELRIQNNDLLNALESVQAQREELVELNAELEHTNRGVLAMYAELEGELEETNRGVVALYAELDDKTLRLNDVSEAKTRFLANVSHELRGPINAILGLLRLTLESDGDDGAERQRQVSLAIGAANDLLALVNGLLDLSKAESGRLEPDIADTDLRDVFGELRGTLRPLAKPGVELVVEQPAVWNIETDRILLAQVLRNLITNALKFTESGTVTVTASEKSPLELEIAVRDTGVGIAPEDLARIFEEFYQVRGPLQTKQKGTGLGLPYARLASRALGGDLSVESTPGAGSAFYVRLPMRWVAPVNAAATPGRSEVAPHSLGTVLVVDDDARFREIVRGLLQGFAAEILEADNGVHALQIMRAHTPDLVFLDLRMPSMDGDDVMSQMKLEPVLRDVPVVMVSSAELDVASRPILGSAAALLAKSNVSKQTLQEAIAKAGVR, via the coding sequence GTGAACGAACTGTTGACATTGGTCCTGGCCCAAGCCGAAGACGTCTTCGCGCTTCGGCAGTGCGGCCGCGTCGCGATGTCGGCAATCGGATGCGACGAAGCCGACCAAGTGCGCTTCGCGACGGCGCTGAGCGAGATCGGTCGCGAAGTCGTTGCCGCCAAAGCGAAATCGTCGGCAACGTTTTTCATCGAAGACGACGCGCTGGCGGTGAGAATCGGCGGCGTACCGGTTGCCGCGAAGGGCCGTCCCAGCGACGGGCTGCTGGCTGCGCAACGGCTCGTCCAGGCGATCGAGGTCGAACGCGAAGCCGATGGGAAAAGCGAGACGGTTACGCTGCGACGCGGTTTTGCCAACCGCGCGCAACCCGGCGCGCTGCGCGCGCTGCTGCGCCGAAGCTCCACCTTGACGCCGCTCGAAGAGCTTCGCATCCAGAATAACGATTTGCTCAACGCGCTCGAAAGCGTCCAAGCGCAGCGTGAAGAGCTCGTTGAACTCAACGCCGAGCTCGAACACACCAACCGCGGCGTTCTGGCGATGTACGCCGAACTCGAGGGAGAGCTCGAAGAGACCAACCGCGGCGTAGTAGCGCTGTATGCCGAGCTCGACGACAAGACGCTGCGCTTGAACGACGTCAGCGAAGCCAAGACGCGGTTTCTTGCTAACGTGAGCCACGAACTGCGCGGACCGATCAACGCCATCCTCGGTTTGCTTCGCTTGACGCTTGAATCCGACGGCGATGACGGCGCAGAACGGCAGCGCCAAGTCTCGCTTGCAATAGGCGCCGCCAACGATCTCCTCGCACTCGTTAACGGGTTGCTCGACCTTTCGAAGGCCGAATCGGGACGCCTCGAACCCGATATCGCCGACACGGATTTGCGTGACGTCTTCGGCGAGCTTCGCGGCACGCTGCGCCCGCTGGCAAAACCCGGCGTCGAACTCGTCGTCGAGCAGCCTGCCGTCTGGAACATCGAAACCGACCGCATCCTGCTGGCGCAAGTCTTGCGCAATCTCATCACCAACGCGCTCAAGTTTACCGAAAGCGGAACGGTAACCGTGACCGCGAGTGAAAAGTCACCGCTGGAACTCGAGATCGCCGTGAGGGATACCGGCGTGGGCATCGCTCCCGAAGACCTCGCTCGCATTTTCGAAGAGTTCTATCAAGTTCGCGGTCCGTTGCAAACCAAACAAAAGGGTACGGGCCTGGGGCTTCCGTACGCCCGCTTAGCGTCGCGCGCACTCGGCGGCGACCTTTCGGTGGAAAGCACGCCCGGCGCGGGCAGTGCGTTCTACGTGCGTCTGCCGATGCGCTGGGTTGCGCCCGTTAATGCGGCGGCCACACCAGGTCGCTCGGAAGTCGCGCCGCATTCGTTAGGAACGGTTCTCGTCGTCGACGACGACGCGCGTTTCCGCGAAATCGTTCGCGGACTGCTGCAGGGCTTCGCCGCCGAGATTCTCGAGGCTGACAACGGGGTACATGCGTTGCAAATCATGCGCGCGCATACGCCCGATCTCGTCTTCTTGGATCTACGCATGCCGAGTATGGATGGCGACGACGTCATGTCGCAAATGAAGTTGGAACCCGTCTTGCGCGACGTGCCCGTCGTCATGGTGTCGTCGGCGGAACTCGACGTGGCTAGCCGTCCGATTCTGGGAAGCGCCGCTGCGCTGCTTGCCAAATCCAACGTGTCGAAGCAGACACTGCAGGAAGCCATCGCGAAAGCCGGGGTTCGGTGA
- a CDS encoding ATP-binding SpoIIE family protein phosphatase → MTGEDIEWIWVEDESAPGRVRVAAMSLARRLDFSEKQTGEIGLAATELGTNLYLHAKHGAMLIRCRRESAETALELVSIDEGPGIGDYAGASRDGESTRGTLGIGIGAIRRAASSFDAYSKPGRGTIVVATFWSGDRKRSVRTVGALTRPMQNESACGDAWAIRSNRDGDAVVMLADGLGHGELAAMASREAVRTFLGSSEQSPVAIIETLNGALRGTRGAAVAVVAVSAQERAVTLAGVGNVALWIDDAQTRRALHSSPGIVGQYPKRVREVSAPVPEGAIVVLHSDGLSSKWDLHQYGGLLQHDPQVIAATLLRDAGVHRDDASVVVYRP, encoded by the coding sequence GTGACGGGCGAAGACATCGAATGGATCTGGGTTGAAGACGAAAGCGCTCCGGGCCGGGTACGCGTAGCGGCAATGTCGCTGGCGCGACGGTTGGATTTTTCCGAGAAGCAAACCGGCGAGATCGGCCTAGCGGCAACCGAACTCGGGACGAACCTTTACCTGCATGCCAAGCACGGTGCGATGCTGATACGCTGCCGGCGCGAGAGCGCCGAAACCGCGCTCGAACTCGTCAGCATTGACGAAGGACCGGGAATCGGCGATTACGCCGGGGCTTCGCGCGACGGTGAATCGACCCGCGGTACGCTCGGCATTGGTATCGGAGCGATTCGACGGGCCGCATCGTCGTTCGACGCTTACTCAAAGCCCGGACGCGGCACGATCGTCGTCGCAACGTTTTGGAGCGGAGATCGCAAGCGTTCCGTGCGTACGGTTGGCGCGCTGACGCGTCCGATGCAGAACGAATCGGCGTGCGGCGATGCGTGGGCGATTCGCTCGAATCGCGACGGCGATGCCGTCGTGATGCTGGCGGATGGACTGGGCCACGGTGAACTGGCGGCAATGGCCAGCCGCGAAGCCGTCCGCACGTTCTTGGGCTCGAGCGAACAATCACCGGTCGCCATTATCGAAACGCTCAACGGCGCTTTGCGCGGCACGCGAGGTGCGGCGGTCGCAGTCGTCGCGGTTTCGGCGCAGGAACGCGCCGTCACGCTTGCCGGCGTCGGCAACGTGGCGCTGTGGATCGACGACGCCCAAACGCGACGCGCCCTGCACAGCAGCCCCGGCATCGTCGGTCAGTATCCTAAGCGCGTTCGCGAAGTTTCGGCGCCCGTGCCCGAAGGGGCGATCGTCGTGCTGCATTCAGACGGGCTTTCGTCGAAATGGGATTTACATCAATATGGCGGTCTCTTGCAGCACGACCCGCAAGTAATAGCCGCAACGTTGCTGCGCGATGCCGGGGTTCACCGCGACGACGCATCGGTGGTCGTCTACCGGCCGTGA
- a CDS encoding ATP-binding protein: MARSKAAPVAEIHDIDTAADVVRVRQSVRTLAQQAALSIVDQTKIVTAASELARNTLVHGGGGNARIELIVEGDRTGLRASFSDSGPGIPDIGKAMTDGYSSGNGLGLGLSGSRRLVDDFKLETTVGKGTQVTVIKWAR; encoded by the coding sequence GTGGCCAGGAGTAAGGCAGCACCAGTCGCCGAGATCCACGACATCGACACCGCCGCCGACGTCGTGCGCGTTCGGCAATCGGTCCGCACGCTCGCACAGCAAGCGGCACTCTCGATCGTCGATCAAACGAAGATCGTCACCGCCGCCAGCGAGCTCGCACGAAACACACTCGTGCACGGCGGCGGCGGCAACGCACGAATCGAATTAATCGTCGAAGGCGACCGCACCGGGCTGCGCGCCTCGTTTTCCGATTCGGGTCCAGGCATCCCCGACATAGGCAAAGCGATGACCGACGGCTACAGCAGCGGTAACGGGTTGGGCCTTGGACTTTCCGGCAGCCGCCGGCTCGTCGACGACTTCAAACTCGAGACGACCGTCGGCAAAGGGACGCAGGTGACGGTAATCAAGTGGGCGCGGTGA
- a CDS encoding STAS domain-containing protein: protein MSERVPILRIGDVLLASIHLDLSDESVLLLQDDLSQRIVETGARGVIIDISALEIVDSFVGRMLATIAAMAGILDARTIVVGMRPAVAITLTELGLSLGGVRTALNVDKALALLGTSDVTRTTAPDTDEDATAASGQE, encoded by the coding sequence GTGAGCGAACGCGTACCGATCCTGCGAATCGGAGACGTGCTGCTCGCGTCGATCCATCTCGACTTGAGCGACGAATCCGTACTCTTGCTGCAAGACGATCTTTCGCAGCGCATCGTCGAAACCGGCGCGCGCGGCGTCATCATCGACATCTCCGCCCTCGAAATCGTCGACAGCTTTGTCGGGCGCATGCTCGCGACGATTGCGGCGATGGCCGGGATACTCGACGCCCGAACCATCGTCGTTGGGATGCGGCCGGCAGTAGCCATCACCCTCACCGAGCTGGGCCTCTCTCTTGGCGGCGTCCGGACCGCGCTCAACGTCGACAAGGCGCTTGCGCTTTTGGGAACGAGCGACGTGACGAGAACGACCGCACCAGATACCGACGAGGATGCAACCGCCGCCAGTGGCCAGGAGTAA
- a CDS encoding STAS domain-containing protein, with amino-acid sequence MARDTSSGQVASVVREKRDEIWKRWLKVIQSRSRGTTNITESQNELAPIFEAVLAGIAANKMDAEDPAHDELRALLSEYSRMRARHGYTPTQTALAIFALRDAILESVDDARIHAEFPPYSRFIDDLGLLTFESYSKTRESVIAGQTEQLMELSTPVVKLWEGILAIPLVGTLDSARTQVVMESLLQELVATGSAHAIIDITGVPAVDTEVAQHLLKTVFAARLMGAECIISGIRPQIAQTIVSLGIEFGDVATKATLESALRLTLTRAGFEVRRVAGAAQRT; translated from the coding sequence ATGGCAAGAGACACTTCTTCAGGCCAGGTTGCTTCTGTCGTCCGCGAAAAGCGCGACGAGATCTGGAAACGCTGGCTCAAGGTTATCCAATCGCGATCGCGCGGCACGACCAATATTACGGAATCCCAAAACGAGCTGGCCCCAATTTTCGAGGCCGTGCTCGCGGGCATCGCCGCGAACAAGATGGACGCGGAAGATCCGGCCCACGACGAACTGCGCGCGCTGCTTTCAGAATATTCGCGGATGCGGGCGCGCCACGGCTACACGCCGACGCAAACGGCGCTAGCGATCTTCGCGCTTCGGGATGCGATTCTGGAATCGGTCGACGACGCACGCATCCACGCCGAGTTTCCCCCGTACTCGCGCTTCATTGACGATTTGGGACTGCTGACGTTCGAATCGTACAGCAAGACCCGCGAATCGGTTATCGCCGGGCAGACCGAGCAGCTCATGGAGCTGTCGACGCCGGTGGTCAAGCTGTGGGAGGGTATTCTTGCCATTCCCCTGGTTGGAACGCTCGATTCGGCGCGTACGCAAGTCGTCATGGAGTCGCTGCTGCAAGAACTCGTCGCGACCGGCAGCGCCCACGCGATCATCGACATCACCGGCGTTCCCGCTGTCGACACCGAAGTGGCGCAGCATCTGCTCAAGACGGTGTTCGCCGCCCGTTTGATGGGCGCCGAATGCATCATCTCGGGTATCCGGCCTCAAATCGCGCAAACGATCGTCAGCCTTGGAATCGAGTTCGGCGACGTCGCGACGAAAGCGACACTCGAAAGTGCTCTGCGCCTGACCCTCACTCGAGCCGGGTTTGAAGTCCGGCGAGTCGCCGGAGCGGCCCAGCGCACGTGA
- a CDS encoding STAS domain-containing protein → MSNHYVILTLTGDYDVSQRSTLRAELAAVEDSDGLIVDLSGVTFIDSSCVGELVSMHGARVAAGHPPLTVVQDDFIVKRLFELLGLNLVFHVVDTLDEVVPDDAGAIVRQYAAGGDSRASVADTSNKTSR, encoded by the coding sequence ATGTCCAATCACTACGTCATACTCACGCTGACGGGCGACTACGACGTTTCGCAACGTTCAACGCTGCGCGCGGAGCTCGCGGCCGTCGAAGATAGCGATGGCTTGATCGTTGATCTCAGCGGCGTCACGTTCATCGACTCGTCGTGCGTTGGCGAGCTCGTCTCGATGCACGGAGCGCGCGTCGCGGCCGGGCATCCTCCGCTCACCGTCGTGCAGGACGATTTCATCGTCAAGCGGTTGTTCGAGCTGCTCGGGCTCAATCTCGTTTTTCACGTCGTCGACACGCTCGACGAGGTGGTGCCCGACGATGCCGGCGCGATCGTACGCCAGTACGCCGCCGGCGGAGACTCGCGCGCATCTGTTGCCGACACTAGCAACAAAACAAGCAGATAA